A single Ignavibacteriales bacterium DNA region contains:
- a CDS encoding branched-chain amino acid aminotransferase — translation MNNIKYEIKTRTGEIRLPESLGFGQIFTDHVFEMDYSPASGWHNAVIRPLSEMSIHPATMFIHYGQALFEGMKAFRHKNNDVMLFRPDKHFIRLNNSARRLCMPEIDVNFATDALKELVSIEKEWIPRKEGEALYIRPFMFGLDPVLGVKPAQNYKFIIMLSPVGAYYPEGFKPVKILVQDDYVRAVRKGMGEVKTPGNYAASLLASEMARKQGYTQVLWLDGVEQKYIEEVGTMNIFITFKDEVATPKLTGGILPGITRMSVLHMLRDWGMNVNERLISLDEFITRFDKGEVEGVFGTGTAAIISSVGELKYKDRKMVINNGEPGTLAHKLFDTLTGMHSGKIADPYGWLVPVQQEVTVS, via the coding sequence ATGAACAATATTAAATATGAAATAAAGACCCGTACCGGAGAAATCCGCTTACCGGAATCACTCGGTTTTGGACAGATTTTTACCGACCACGTCTTTGAAATGGATTACTCCCCCGCCAGCGGCTGGCATAATGCAGTTATAAGACCCCTCTCTGAAATGTCTATTCATCCTGCCACGATGTTCATCCATTATGGACAGGCACTCTTCGAAGGAATGAAAGCATTCCGTCATAAAAATAATGACGTTATGCTCTTCCGTCCGGACAAGCACTTTATCCGGCTTAACAATTCTGCAAGAAGACTTTGCATGCCGGAGATTGATGTTAATTTCGCGACTGACGCTCTCAAGGAGCTGGTTTCCATTGAGAAGGAATGGATTCCCAGAAAAGAAGGAGAAGCCCTGTATATCCGTCCCTTTATGTTCGGGCTTGATCCGGTACTCGGTGTTAAACCGGCACAGAACTATAAGTTTATCATAATGCTTTCTCCGGTTGGTGCTTACTATCCGGAAGGATTCAAACCGGTAAAGATTCTTGTGCAGGATGACTACGTCCGCGCGGTTCGTAAAGGTATGGGTGAAGTAAAAACACCCGGAAATTATGCTGCAAGTCTTCTCGCAAGTGAAATGGCCCGCAAGCAGGGCTACACACAGGTGCTTTGGCTTGACGGTGTTGAGCAAAAGTACATTGAAGAAGTCGGAACCATGAATATCTTCATCACCTTTAAGGATGAAGTAGCAACACCAAAATTAACCGGAGGAATACTGCCCGGCATAACAAGAATGTCTGTTCTTCACATGCTCAGAGACTGGGGCATGAATGTTAATGAACGGCTGATAAGTCTGGATGAATTTATCACCCGCTTTGACAAAGGTGAGGTTGAGGGTGTATTTGGCACCGGAACAGCCGCAATTATTTCATCAGTCGGTGAACTGAAATATAAAGACCGGAAAATGGTTATTAATAACGGTGAACCCGGCACATTAGCACATAAGCTGTTTGACACTCTTACCGGCATGCACTCCGGAAAAATTGCAGACCCATACGGATGGCTGGTACCGGTTCAGCAGGAGGTTACCGTCTCTTAA
- a CDS encoding response regulator yields MIIIIGILYALKVNGFKSFSESTFLSYQKQTSLLDSLSSAEKSLFSEYLRAAIVEGKADISQTKPAMISDLDKIDSLLAQISVKLNKEYARTLHKKIKSSFTDFRANIGTLDSPANDIQSKEILRLHYAELSKNYLSRQISLNYLKKEFLSECLQEHSSANASYMVSSLWFLLLAAFIILIFLFLVFLIGKLHAEMQQLSSILKNEVVKRKRDQEENLKTRENYEKTDRQRTEFIEKFCGSLTKSLAEDSAQSRTVTGFTRTEKTGKIKETAHPSNQRLIHTINLVSKIYRKNTSFFLAKFVSQDIVPILNELAHNFRKAAEEMSLQFTYKTDYSEVIIETDKEIFTLVFESLIHNVFYQMREGSVILEVQSARTYRGGCEIIISVTAAGAQIDNFHGDGLWSGKTEVSNNAGSLSSDLGVGLPVIKKFVKRLGGNVTMTRKENQSIVFNVRFDVKEENLTASDETVTHINPDQWQILEPRDYKKLSILYVEDDELIGNYVASLLSGISNIDLAPDSQTALSLIRSSIYDIILMDIHLGNDSADGLTLTKKLRNLEAYKNTPIICITAFTMQGDKEAFLEQGCSQYLAKPFSPEQLFREIDKAVRQMALVHSK; encoded by the coding sequence ATGATAATTATTATCGGGATTCTCTATGCGCTCAAAGTTAACGGATTCAAATCGTTTTCAGAGAGTACTTTTCTCTCTTATCAAAAGCAAACATCACTTCTCGATTCTCTTTCTTCCGCTGAAAAGTCATTGTTCAGCGAATACCTCAGAGCAGCAATAGTAGAAGGCAAGGCTGATATTTCACAAACCAAACCAGCCATGATCAGTGATCTGGATAAGATTGACAGTTTGCTGGCTCAGATTTCTGTAAAATTAAATAAAGAATATGCGCGGACGTTACATAAGAAGATAAAGAGTTCTTTTACTGATTTCAGAGCGAATATCGGAACTTTGGATTCTCCTGCTAATGATATCCAGAGTAAGGAGATTCTAAGATTACATTATGCTGAACTTTCAAAAAATTATCTGTCCCGCCAAATCAGCCTGAATTACCTCAAAAAAGAATTTCTTTCAGAATGCTTACAGGAACATTCCAGCGCGAATGCATCATACATGGTATCCTCCCTGTGGTTTCTTTTACTTGCGGCATTTATCATTTTGATCTTCTTATTTCTTGTATTCTTAATCGGGAAATTGCATGCTGAAATGCAGCAATTAAGTTCAATCCTTAAAAATGAAGTTGTAAAAAGAAAAAGAGATCAGGAGGAAAATCTTAAAACCAGAGAAAACTATGAGAAAACAGACCGGCAAAGAACAGAATTTATTGAAAAGTTTTGCGGGTCTTTAACAAAGTCCTTAGCTGAAGATTCAGCACAATCAAGGACTGTAACCGGCTTTACAAGAACAGAAAAAACCGGAAAAATAAAAGAAACCGCGCACCCGTCAAATCAAAGATTAATACATACCATTAATCTTGTTTCGAAAATATACAGGAAAAACACATCGTTCTTTCTCGCAAAATTCGTATCACAGGATATTGTGCCCATCTTGAACGAACTTGCCCATAATTTCAGAAAAGCTGCAGAAGAAATGTCGCTGCAGTTTACTTATAAAACCGATTATTCAGAAGTCATCATTGAGACGGATAAAGAAATTTTCACTCTGGTTTTCGAAAGTCTGATACATAATGTGTTTTATCAGATGAGGGAGGGGAGTGTCATACTTGAAGTACAATCCGCAAGAACATACCGGGGAGGCTGTGAGATAATCATTTCAGTTACAGCCGCCGGGGCTCAAATTGACAATTTTCATGGGGATGGTCTTTGGAGCGGCAAAACGGAGGTAAGCAATAATGCAGGAAGCCTGAGCAGTGATCTAGGAGTGGGACTGCCTGTAATTAAAAAATTTGTTAAAAGACTGGGGGGTAATGTGACTATGACGCGGAAGGAAAACCAAAGTATTGTTTTTAATGTGAGGTTTGATGTTAAGGAAGAAAATCTGACTGCGTCAGATGAAACAGTAACTCATATTAACCCGGATCAATGGCAGATCCTTGAACCCAGGGATTATAAAAAACTGTCCATCCTTTATGTTGAGGATGACGAATTAATCGGAAATTATGTCGCATCGCTTCTATCCGGTATATCGAATATTGATCTTGCGCCAGATTCACAGACCGCACTCAGCCTTATCAGAAGTTCAATATACGATATTATCCTTATGGATATACATCTTGGAAATGATTCCGCGGACGGATTAACGCTCACAAAAAAATTACGGAATTTAGAGGCCTATAAAAACACACCGATTATTTGTATCACCGCTTTTACCATGCAGGGCGACAAAGAAGCATTTCTTGAGCAGGGATGTTCCCAGTATCTGGCCAAGCCATTCAGCCCGGAACAGTTATTCCGTGAGATTGATAAGGCAGTAAGACAAATGGCGCTGGTGCATAGCAAATAA
- a CDS encoding alkaline phosphatase: protein MRFRFFVVLVFFVAVAYSINAQQQKKPKNIIIIIGDGMGLNQVTSEIIFNREDTPFKKFTDVGMSVTCAADALITDSAAGGTAIATGHKTYNGAIAVDTIKQPVESVFTYAVMNKKKAAGLVTTAPITDATPAVFFAHAESRKMHTDIAQQLVNAPAHVVIGGGRKYFLPKDQGGVRTDGVNLIQSLSDKGYFYSSEYITEGYKPNSKLWMLLDTNSISKAGTRPYKLGDLAMTAIGQLKNHKDGFVLMVESTHTDYAGHANDPVHLKAEMEEFADLVNRMLAYIEKDGNTLLVVTADHETGGMSLVHPKDKSQPIEYAYTTKGHSAGMVGVWAKGPGSDIFRGVYENNEIGKKLFSIARSWK, encoded by the coding sequence ATGCGATTTCGTTTTTTTGTTGTTCTTGTTTTTTTTGTTGCGGTTGCATACAGCATAAATGCCCAGCAGCAAAAGAAACCTAAAAATATCATAATTATCATCGGGGACGGCATGGGGCTGAATCAGGTAACTTCGGAAATCATCTTTAACAGAGAGGATACTCCTTTCAAGAAGTTTACGGATGTTGGAATGTCAGTTACCTGTGCAGCCGATGCTTTAATTACTGATTCCGCTGCCGGCGGTACGGCAATCGCGACCGGTCATAAAACCTATAATGGGGCCATTGCGGTTGATACCATTAAACAGCCGGTTGAATCCGTTTTTACGTATGCTGTCATGAATAAGAAAAAAGCAGCAGGACTGGTTACCACGGCCCCTATTACCGATGCAACACCGGCGGTATTTTTCGCCCATGCTGAAAGCAGAAAAATGCATACCGATATTGCTCAGCAGCTGGTGAATGCTCCCGCTCACGTAGTCATTGGCGGAGGAAGAAAATACTTCCTGCCCAAAGATCAGGGCGGGGTGAGAACTGACGGAGTGAATCTTATTCAATCCCTTAGCGATAAAGGATATTTTTATTCCTCAGAGTATATCACCGAAGGATATAAACCAAACTCAAAACTCTGGATGCTGCTTGATACCAATTCCATTTCAAAAGCTGGCACCCGGCCTTACAAACTTGGTGATCTTGCTATGACCGCTATAGGACAGTTAAAAAATCACAAAGATGGTTTTGTCCTGATGGTGGAAAGCACACACACCGATTATGCAGGGCACGCAAATGATCCTGTTCATCTGAAAGCAGAGATGGAAGAGTTCGCGGACCTGGTTAACCGGATGCTTGCATATATCGAGAAGGATGGAAACACTCTGCTGGTTGTAACTGCTGATCATGAAACGGGCGGAATGTCACTGGTGCATCCGAAAGATAAATCCCAGCCGATTGAATATGCTTATACCACAAAAGGTCATTCAGCCGGAATGGTTGGCGTCTGGGCAAAAGGACCGGGGAGTGATATCTTCAGGGGAGTCTATGAGAACAACGAAATAGGAAAAAAACTCTTCTCCATCGCCAGAAGCTGGAAATAA
- a CDS encoding response regulator, whose protein sequence is MLALPSYFRTLMGNTRLLKYSYVLLGLLIMTLSALLIFYTNSVSDHNKAGSMEIQINSRLMDSLEYYEDLTFQRALNALLEKDSGISLLFDGVFENYFISMENLLRDFTDAELKDETRSFLQNTQSNQKQLREKIFALLLEQQFSNDKSSVGYYVGRLSEIHFTHKAATEELRGNYLAKFSELNAKSADMFTLLSAFLYVIGVLILLLFIITGLLLRRILIANQQQNILLVNEKLKLKNIQRELIEAKSDLLETERYKSVFSTIISSEFRIKMAEILECSEQLINDTDSKTTETGQLIRHSASSLVQKFNHNLRVWQISSNYRKITYAMQDVIEIVKEVKIKHEDFARSKHLQFSLITDYREVNLDTDREMLSLVIENLVHNAINYTTSGSVELGVKTAKSLRGGIEVILSVRDTGMGISPSVLSSIFDNVPNKNADDDNLIFGLQLSKKLVEYLGGKFLIKSIPDFGSLFEVRFGVSPEGIIPDNKPVTHLEPEITLLLEPLNNRKLRILYVEDESLIGDFVSKIIAPIASIDIAVDSKTALQFALRKKYDMIFMDINLGPDSLDGMSVTREIREYEYYKHTPVICITAFDQPGDKAAFLEFGFSQYLPKPFTAPQLFAEIEKAIEVIKRHEQELKMESAFLRISAGTE, encoded by the coding sequence GTGCTTGCACTTCCATCGTATTTTAGAACGTTGATGGGTAATACCCGTCTGCTTAAATATTCATATGTCCTGCTTGGTCTGTTAATTATGACTTTGTCAGCCCTGCTGATCTTCTATACAAATAGTGTAAGTGATCATAATAAAGCCGGGAGTATGGAAATACAAATAAACTCCAGATTAATGGATTCCCTCGAATACTATGAAGATCTTACCTTCCAAAGGGCTCTGAATGCTTTGCTCGAGAAGGATAGCGGCATTTCATTACTTTTTGACGGGGTGTTTGAAAACTATTTTATAAGTATGGAAAATCTTTTACGGGATTTTACAGACGCGGAATTAAAGGATGAAACGAGATCCTTTTTACAAAATACTCAAAGTAATCAGAAGCAATTGAGAGAAAAAATATTTGCTTTATTGCTTGAGCAGCAGTTTTCGAATGACAAATCATCAGTAGGATATTATGTCGGCAGATTATCCGAAATACATTTTACGCATAAAGCTGCAACGGAAGAACTGCGCGGAAATTATCTGGCCAAATTTTCTGAATTAAATGCAAAATCCGCTGATATGTTCACATTGTTATCGGCATTTTTGTATGTGATCGGTGTTCTCATCTTATTGCTTTTCATAATTACCGGACTTCTGTTAAGACGGATATTGATCGCAAATCAACAGCAGAATATACTTCTGGTCAATGAAAAGTTGAAACTGAAAAACATTCAAAGAGAATTAATTGAGGCTAAATCTGATTTACTCGAAACAGAACGCTATAAATCTGTTTTTTCGACAATCATCAGCAGTGAATTCAGGATAAAGATGGCGGAAATTCTTGAATGCTCGGAGCAATTAATTAATGATACGGACAGTAAAACAACTGAAACCGGGCAATTAATAAGACATTCTGCAAGCAGCTTAGTTCAAAAATTTAACCACAATCTAAGAGTATGGCAGATAAGTTCAAATTACCGGAAAATTACCTATGCAATGCAAGATGTAATTGAGATCGTTAAAGAAGTAAAAATCAAACATGAGGATTTTGCCAGGAGTAAGCACCTGCAATTTTCTCTGATTACAGATTACCGCGAAGTGAATCTGGATACCGACAGAGAAATGCTTTCTCTAGTGATCGAGAATCTTGTTCATAATGCCATCAATTATACAACCTCTGGCAGTGTGGAACTTGGGGTTAAAACGGCCAAATCACTCAGAGGCGGTATCGAAGTTATACTATCAGTCAGAGACACGGGAATGGGGATATCACCGTCTGTTCTGAGCAGCATATTCGATAATGTCCCAAACAAAAATGCGGATGATGATAATCTGATTTTTGGTTTGCAGTTAAGCAAAAAACTGGTGGAATATCTCGGAGGGAAATTTCTCATCAAAAGCATCCCGGATTTCGGGTCACTTTTTGAGGTCAGATTCGGTGTCAGCCCCGAGGGTATTATCCCTGATAACAAGCCTGTAACTCATCTTGAACCTGAAATTACACTGCTTCTTGAACCGCTCAATAACCGGAAACTACGAATACTTTATGTTGAGGATGAAAGCTTAATCGGAGATTTTGTTTCAAAAATTATTGCTCCGATTGCATCAATTGATATTGCCGTTGATTCTAAGACTGCATTGCAGTTTGCCTTAAGAAAAAAGTATGATATGATTTTTATGGATATCAATCTTGGACCCGACTCGCTTGATGGCATGTCTGTTACACGCGAAATCCGTGAATATGAATATTATAAACATACTCCGGTTATTTGTATTACTGCCTTTGATCAGCCGGGGGATAAAGCTGCCTTTCTTGAGTTTGGGTTCTCTCAGTATTTGCCCAAACCCTTTACAGCCCCGCAACTATTTGCGGAAATTGAAAAGGCAATAGAAGTTATTAAAAGACATGAACAGGAACTGAAAATGGAAAGCGCATTTTTACGTATCTCTGCCGGAACAGAATGA